A single region of the Populus nigra chromosome 2, ddPopNigr1.1, whole genome shotgun sequence genome encodes:
- the LOC133681985 gene encoding protein BPS1, chloroplastic-like, translated as MSQPQEPHRPFFPFGNPFRMLSPKGSQLSPRLLSLLNTFEEALAARLRKLNPKDKGDVLSFTWMKLAMESLCETHTVIKTLITELELPVTEWDEKWIDVYLDITVKLLDICIAFSSELSRLNQSHLFLQCALHKLESNTSEKLVRACSSLDSWRQHIGSKNPRLENCKSILGSLVDSLTLPKVKNSAKGKVLMRAMYGVKVQTVFVCSVFAAAFSVNSENLIDLDVPNTILWAQAYSDLQTTVNGEIREVFSRGKFTFLKELDEVETVVNNLYPMIQDGMGPTEVEAFSSSFSDLGRRAEKLSQVLDFLAKEVDGFFKIVLSGRDALLCNLRVSDTVADPSRGNNGEQVTG; from the coding sequence atgagTCAACCACAAGAGCCACACCGCCCTTTCTTTCCATTTGGAAATCCTTTCAGGATGTTATCTCCAAAGGGTTCTCAGTTGTCTCCAAGGcttctttctttattaaatACATTTGAGGAGGCATTGGCAGCGAGGTTGCGGAAACTTAATCCTAAAGACAAGGGTGATGTTCTTAGCTTCACATGGATGAAATTGGCAATGGAGTCACTCTGTGAGACTCATACTGTCATAAAAACACTTATCACAGAACTTGAGCTCCCTGTGACTGAATGGGATGAGAAGTGGATAGATGTGTACTTGGACATCACTGTGAAGTTGCTTGATATTTGCATTGCTTTTAGCTCTGAGCTCTCACGGCTGAACCAAAGTCATCTTTTTCTTCAATGCGCCCTGCATAAATTGGAGTCCAACACTTCAGAGAAGTTAGTGCGGGCATGTTCTTCCCTAGATAGCTGGAGACAGCACATTGGCTCCAAGAACCCAAGACTGGAAAACTGTAAATCCATCTTAGGGAGTCTTGTGGATTCCTTGACTCTGCCTAAGGTTAAGAACTCGGCCAAAGGAAAGGTGTTGATGCGTGCCATGTATGGAGTTAAGGTACAGACAGTATTTGTATGTAGTGTTTTTGCTGCTGCATTTTCAGTTAATTCAGAGAATCTGATAGATTTGGATGTACCCAACACAATATTGTGGGCACAAGCTTATTCTGATTTGCAAACTACAGTAAATGGAGAAATTAGAGAAGTATTTTCTCGTGGGAAATTTACTTTCTTGAAAGAATTAGATGAAGTTGAGACAGTTGTGAATAATTTATATCCCATGATCCAAGATGGTATGGGACCTACTGAAGTGGAAGCATTCAGCAGTTCTTTTTCAGATTTGGGGAGGAGAGCAGAAAAACTTTCTCAGGTGCTAGATTTTCTTGCTAAGGAAGTAGATggctttttcaaaatagttttaaGTGGGCGTGATGCTTTGCTTTGTAACCTGAGAGTGTCTGATACCGTTGCCGACCCATCCCGAGGGAATAATGGGGAACAGGTTACAGGATAG
- the LOC133681983 gene encoding mitogen-activated protein kinase homolog MMK2-like isoform X1 has protein sequence MTSLESSSGGDPNIKGIPAHGGRYVQYNVYGNLFEVSRKYFPPIRPIGRGANGIVCAAVNSETCEEVAIKKIGNAFDNRIDAKRTLREIKLLRHMDHENVIAIKDIIRPPQTENFNDVYIVYELMDTDLHQIIRSNQLLTDDHCRDIVNFWLDFLACCIFQALQYFLYQLLRGLKYVHSANVLHRDLKPSNLFLNANCDLKIGDFGLARTTSETDFMTEYVVTRWYRAPELLLNCSEYTAAIDIWSVGCILGEIMTRQPLFPGKDYVHQLRLITELIGSPDDFSLGFLRSENARRYVRQLPQYPRQNFAARFPNMSAGAVELLEKMLVFDPNRRITVDEALCHPYLEPLHGINEEPVCPKPFSFDFEQPSFTEENIKELIWRESVNFNPDS, from the exons ATGACAAGCTTAGAGTCAAGCTCAGGTGGTGATCCTAACATCAAAGGCATACCTGCTCATGGTGGACGCTATGTACAGTATAATGTGTACGGTAACCTCTTTGAAGTTTCTAGAAAGTATTTCCCTCCTATTCGACCTATTGGCCGTGGCGCTAATGGTATTGTTTG TGCTGCTGTGAATTCTGAGACATGTGAAGAGGTTGCCATCAAGAAGATTGGTAATGCATTTGACAATAGAATAGATGCCAAGAGGACTTTACGAGAGATTAAGCTTCTTCGCCACATGGATCATGaaaat GTTATTGCTATCAAAGACATCATCCGGCCTCCCCAGACGGAGAACTTCAATGACGTATACATTGTTTATGAATTAATGGACACGGATCTACATCAAATAATACGCTCCAACCAACTATTGACAGATGATCATTGTCGG GATATTGTTAACTTTTGGCTGGACTTTTTAGCTTGCTGCATATTTCAAGCTTTACAG TACTTTCTTTATCAATTGCTAAGAGGGCTTAAATATGTGCATTCGGCAAATGTCTTGCATCGTGATCTAAAACCCAGTAATTTGTTCTTGAATGCTAATTGTGACCTTAAGATTGGAGACTTTGGACTTGCAAGGACAACATCTGAAACGGATTTCATGACCGAGTATGTGGTCACTCGATGGTACCGGGCACCAGAATTACTCCTTAACTGCTCTGAGTATACTGCAGCAATTGATATATGGTCAGTGGGTTGCATACTTGGTGAAATCATGACTCGGCAAcctttatttcctggaaaagaCTATGTTCATCAGCTGAGGCTTATTACAGAG CTCATAGGTTCACCTGATGACTTCAGTCTTGGTTTCCTACGAAGCGAGAATGCTCGAAGATATGTTAGGCAGCTTCCGCAATATCCCAGGCAAAATTTTGCTGCTAGATTTCCTAACATGTCTGCTGGTGCTGTCGAATTGTTGGAGAAAATGCTGGTCTTTGATCCAAATAGGCGTATTACAG TCGATGAGGCACTGTGCCATCCATACTTGGAACCTCTTCATGGCATCAATGAGGAGCCTGTTTGCCCAAAGCCTTTCAGCTTTGATTTTGAGCAACCATCTTTTACTGAAGAAAACATCAAGGAACTCATCTGGAGGGAATCTGTAAACTTCAATCCAGATTCGTGA
- the LOC133681983 gene encoding mitogen-activated protein kinase homolog MMK2-like isoform X2, producing MTSLESSSGGDPNIKGIPAHGGRYVQYNVYGNLFEVSRKYFPPIRPIGRGANGIVCAAVNSETCEEVAIKKIGNAFDNRIDAKRTLREIKLLRHMDHENVIAIKDIIRPPQTENFNDVYIVYELMDTDLHQIIRSNQLLTDDHCRYFLYQLLRGLKYVHSANVLHRDLKPSNLFLNANCDLKIGDFGLARTTSETDFMTEYVVTRWYRAPELLLNCSEYTAAIDIWSVGCILGEIMTRQPLFPGKDYVHQLRLITELIGSPDDFSLGFLRSENARRYVRQLPQYPRQNFAARFPNMSAGAVELLEKMLVFDPNRRITVDEALCHPYLEPLHGINEEPVCPKPFSFDFEQPSFTEENIKELIWRESVNFNPDS from the exons ATGACAAGCTTAGAGTCAAGCTCAGGTGGTGATCCTAACATCAAAGGCATACCTGCTCATGGTGGACGCTATGTACAGTATAATGTGTACGGTAACCTCTTTGAAGTTTCTAGAAAGTATTTCCCTCCTATTCGACCTATTGGCCGTGGCGCTAATGGTATTGTTTG TGCTGCTGTGAATTCTGAGACATGTGAAGAGGTTGCCATCAAGAAGATTGGTAATGCATTTGACAATAGAATAGATGCCAAGAGGACTTTACGAGAGATTAAGCTTCTTCGCCACATGGATCATGaaaat GTTATTGCTATCAAAGACATCATCCGGCCTCCCCAGACGGAGAACTTCAATGACGTATACATTGTTTATGAATTAATGGACACGGATCTACATCAAATAATACGCTCCAACCAACTATTGACAGATGATCATTGTCGG TACTTTCTTTATCAATTGCTAAGAGGGCTTAAATATGTGCATTCGGCAAATGTCTTGCATCGTGATCTAAAACCCAGTAATTTGTTCTTGAATGCTAATTGTGACCTTAAGATTGGAGACTTTGGACTTGCAAGGACAACATCTGAAACGGATTTCATGACCGAGTATGTGGTCACTCGATGGTACCGGGCACCAGAATTACTCCTTAACTGCTCTGAGTATACTGCAGCAATTGATATATGGTCAGTGGGTTGCATACTTGGTGAAATCATGACTCGGCAAcctttatttcctggaaaagaCTATGTTCATCAGCTGAGGCTTATTACAGAG CTCATAGGTTCACCTGATGACTTCAGTCTTGGTTTCCTACGAAGCGAGAATGCTCGAAGATATGTTAGGCAGCTTCCGCAATATCCCAGGCAAAATTTTGCTGCTAGATTTCCTAACATGTCTGCTGGTGCTGTCGAATTGTTGGAGAAAATGCTGGTCTTTGATCCAAATAGGCGTATTACAG TCGATGAGGCACTGTGCCATCCATACTTGGAACCTCTTCATGGCATCAATGAGGAGCCTGTTTGCCCAAAGCCTTTCAGCTTTGATTTTGAGCAACCATCTTTTACTGAAGAAAACATCAAGGAACTCATCTGGAGGGAATCTGTAAACTTCAATCCAGATTCGTGA
- the LOC133681981 gene encoding probable serine/threonine-protein kinase At1g01540 codes for MSVYDGAFVNTELSKPTSIFGLRLWVVIGILLGSLIVLALFLLSLCVTSRRKNRQFKLTKTDTTPPISKEIQEIVHLPVQDHNHHAIQVPEIQVGIGKVEHRVVFSSGESRGTASGGETASFGSGSVGPEVSHLGWGRWYTLRELEAATGGLCEENVIGEGGYGIVYRGVLSDGTKVAVKNLLNNRGQAEREFKVEVEVIGRVRHKNLVRLLGYCVEGAYRMLVYEYVDNGNLDQWLHGDVGEVSPLTWDIRRNIILGTAKGLAYLHDGLEPKVVHRDVKSSNILLDRQWNSKVSDFGLAKLLHSERSYVTTRVMGTFGYVAPEYACTGMLNEKSDVYSFGILIMEIISGRSPVDYSRPQGEVNLVEWLKTMVGNRKSEEVVDPKLPEMPASKALKRALLVALKCVDPDATKRPKMGHVIHMLEADDLLFRDERRVGREPSHSQHDYEQENHAAMKFIDKQSGEGTSDTSEGESGRKHHQPTRWR; via the exons ATGTCTGTATACGATGGTGCATTTGTTAACACGGAGCTATCAAAACCTACATCAATCTTTGGTCTCCGTTTATGGGTAGTCATAGGAATCTTATTGGGCTCATTAATAGTTCTTGCcctctttctcctctctctttgcGTTACTTCACGTCGCAAGAACCGACAATTTAAGCTAACAAAGACAGACACTACCCCTCCAATCTCTAAAGAGATTCAAGAAATCGTGCACTTGCCCGTGCAAGATCACAATCACCATGCGATTCAGGTGCCGGAGATCCAGGTTGGGATCGGGAAGGTGGAGCATAGAGTGGTGTTTTCGAGTGGGGAGAGTAGAGGGACTGCTAGTGGTGGTGAGACGGCGTCGTTTGGGAGTGGAAGTGTGGGGCCTGAAGTGTCGCATCTTGGGTGGGGTAGGTGGTATACTTTGAGAGAGTTGGAGGCTGCTACTGGTGGGTTGTGTGAAGAGAATGTTATTGGTGAAGGTGGGTATGGGATTGTGTATCGTGGGGTTTTGAGTGACGGGACTAAAGTTGCTGTTAAAAATTTGTTGAATAACAG GGGTCAAGCTGAGAGGGAATTCAAAGTAGAAGTGGAAGTAATTGGACGAGTACGGCACAAGAATCTTGTCAGATTGCTTGGATATTGTGTTGAGGGTGCTTACAG AATGCTTGTATACGAGTATGTTGACAATGGTAATCTGGACCAATGGCTACATGGTGATGTTGGAGAAGTCAGCCCGCTAACGTGGGATATTCGTAGGAACATTATTTTGGGAACAGCAAAAGG ATTGGCCTACCTTCATGATGGTCTTGAACCAAAGGTTGTTCATCGAGATGTAAAATCTAGTAACATATTACTGGATCGCCAATGGAACTCTAAGGTTTCTGATTTTGGGCTTGCCAAGCTCTTACATTCTGAGAGAAGTTATGTCACAACACGTGTGATGGGAACATTTGG TTATGTTGCTCCAGAATATGCTTGCACTGGAATGCTGAATGAGAAGAGTGATGTTTATAGTTTCGGTATACTTATCATGGAGATAATTTCTGGGAGAAGCCCTGTTGATTATAGTCGGCCACAAGGAGAG GTGAATCTGGTAGAATGGTTAAAAACTATGGTTGGGAACCGAAAATCTGAAGAAGTGGTTGATCCCAAGTTACCCGAGATGCCTGCTTCAAAAGCATTAAAACGTGCTCTCCTGGTAGCTCTTAAATGTGTCGATCCGGATGCTACAAAGAGGCCCAAAATGGGACACGTGATCCACATGCTTGAGGCTGATGACTTGCTATTTCGTGAT GAACGTCGAGTTGGGAGAGAACCTTCCCATTCACAGCATGATTATGAACAAGAGAATCATGCTGCTATGAAATTCATTGATAAGCAATCGGGAGAAGGGACTTCAGACACAAGTGAAGGTGAAAGTGGTAGGAAACATCATCAGCCAACTAGATGGAGATAA